CGGGTCACCGCAGACGCTCGAATCGAGTTCCAGGATGTTGAAGCCGGTCCCGGCCAGGGCCTCGGTCACCTCGGCGACGATACCGGCCCGATCGGCTCCCATGACACGCACCTGGATGTTAGGCACCGGATGGCGATGCAAAGCGCCGTGGATCGGATCGATATGACAGCGCAGACCGAGGTCTGCCGCGACTGGCGCCAAGGCTTCCTGCAGGCGCGTGCCGCGCTCTTCCCCATTGACCATCAGCATGATCGTGAAGTTTCCACCGAGGCGGATCATCGACGCCTCACCGAGATTGCAGCCGGCATCGCAGAGGGCGCGGGTCACGGCGGCGACGATGCCGGGCCGATCCTCGCCGACCAGCGTCAACATGTTCCAGTTAGCCAATGTGCACCTCTGAAGAGACGAAGCCTCAGCGACCGAACGCGATGAGGACATTGGATTAGGGTTTACCCTAGCTTAGCGACCCCGTCAAGACGGGACACGCCAGATCAGCGTCGCCATCCGCCCGCATGTCCTGTCGCGGCGATACGAGAAGAAGCGCCCGGCATCGCGATAGGTGCAGTATTCGCCCCCCCAGACATCGCTGACCCCGGCACGCGCCAGCCGCTGGCGCGCCAAGCGATAGAGGTCAGCGAGCCACTTGCCTTGCGGCCGGGGCCGGAATGCGCCCTGCGCCGCCGGATCGGCGCCGATGAAACGTTCGCGCACCTCCGCACCGACCTCGAAGGCATCCGGACCGATGGCCGGACCGAGCCACGCCAGCAGCGTGCCCGACAGGCCGCCCATCCGACTCACCGCGGCCTCGATGACGCCATCGGCCAGCCCGCGCCAGCCGGCGTGCACGGCCGCTACACGCTCACCCGCCCGGTCGCAGAGCAGCACCGGCAGGCAGTCGGCCGTCAGCACCGCGCACACCAGGCCGGGCCGCTCGGCAACCACGGCATCGGCCTCGACGCAGGCACCGTCGGCACCGGCCGTCGCTACCGCACAGCCGTGAACCTGCCGCAGCCAGTCGGGCTCCGCCGGCAGGCCGGCATGTGCCACCAGCAGGGCACGATTGTGCGCGACCGCCGCCGAATCGTCACCGACATGGGCCGCGAGATTGAGACTCCGATAAGGCCCTTGGCTGATACCGCCCTGGCGTGTCGTCGACAGGG
This portion of the Thioflavicoccus mobilis 8321 genome encodes:
- a CDS encoding glycine cleavage system protein R, coding for MANWNMLTLVGEDRPGIVAAVTRALCDAGCNLGEASMIRLGGNFTIMLMVNGEERGTRLQEALAPVAADLGLRCHIDPIHGALHRHPVPNIQVRVMGADRAGIVAEVTEALAGTGFNILELDSSVCGDPQRPLYIMNIQGCSNEALEVLDDAMAGLRARGVSIDISPVETLIG
- the pgeF gene encoding peptidoglycan editing factor PgeF; translation: MMRPEMAWIEPNWPAPRGVRALSTTRQGGISQGPYRSLNLAAHVGDDSAAVAHNRALLVAHAGLPAEPDWLRQVHGCAVATAGADGACVEADAVVAERPGLVCAVLTADCLPVLLCDRAGERVAAVHAGWRGLADGVIEAAVSRMGGLSGTLLAWLGPAIGPDAFEVGAEVRERFIGADPAAQGAFRPRPQGKWLADLYRLARQRLARAGVSDVWGGEYCTYRDAGRFFSYRRDRTCGRMATLIWRVPS